TGTAGACGGCGCGGAGGACCGACTGGTCGAAGACGACGTTTCCCGAGGAGGAGACGATCTGGACGTTGGAGGCGTCTCCCCCCTGGGCGATGGTGAAGTGGACCGAGGCCGAGATCGTCTGGGTGTTGTTGAGGACCGGTTTGCGCCAGTTGGACTTGAGAAGGTCTTCGAGGCGGGCCTTGTACCACTCGTGCTGGAAGGTGGGCTCGTCCAGGATGAGTCCGGGGACCTTTCCGCCGAGTCCGGGGGCGCCCTCGCCGCCGAGGCCCACGGCCTGACCGGGGCGGGCCGAGCGGACGGGAGCGGAGCCTTCGGGCTTGGGGGCCTGGGGCTTGCCGGGAAGGGTGGTCTTGGGCGGGCTCTTGGGCTTGGGCGGTTCGGGCAGGGTGGGCGCGGGTTTGGCGGACTGGCCGGGCGTGCCGTCGAGGGCGCCTCCGCGTCCGGCGGGCAGGTCCACCAGGCGGACCACCATGGGCTCCGGGAAGGCGGGCTTCTGGCGGAGGGCGGGGTGCCAGGCCACGGCGAAGAAGAGCCCCGAATGGAGAAAGACGGACAGGAGGAGGGCGAGGGGCAGAACCTCGTTGGGGCGGACCTTGGGGGGCCTCAGGCCCGAGGCGCGGACGGGTGGGCGTCGCCCGGCAGCCCGGCCGGCGGAGCCCGCCGAGCGGAGGGTGGGCGCGCCTGCGCCCGATCCTGCCTGGCGCGTGCCCGAGGAACGCTCCGCCACGGTTCCCTCCCGGCCCCGCCGGCCCCGGCCCTATTTGGGCGGCGGGGGCTCGGTGGCGAGGCCCACGGTCTCGATGCCCGCCTGCTTCACCTCGTCCATGACGGTCAGGACGTCGCCGTAGGGGACGGCCTTGTCGGCGAAGAGGTACACGGTCTTGTCCGACCGGTTGCGGAAAATCTGCTGAAGGTAGTTCTTCATGAGGTTTCGGTTCACGGGCTGGCTGTTGAAATAGATGTAGTTCTTGTCCTTGGGGATGGTGAGGATGATCCGCTCGGCGCCGCTGATGTTGCTGGTGGCGGTCTGGGGGAGGTTCACGTCGATGCCGCGCTCGAAGAGGGGGGTCGTGATCATGAAGATCACCAGGAGCACGAGCATGACGTCCACGAGGGGGGTGACATTGATCTCGGAAACCGGGTCGCCGTCGGTTCGCTGGGTGCCGAATGCCATGGATGGGGTCTCCTCCGGGTCAGGCGGCGAAAACGCCGTGGATCCGCTCGCCGCAGGCGGCGCACCGGCCGCCCGCGAGGGCCCTGGGTACGGCGTGAAAGCCCAGGCGCTCCAGGACGATTGTCCCACACTTCGGGCAGGTTGTGTGCTCCGACGGGTGGCCGGGGACGTTGCCCAGGTAGACGTGGTCCAGGCCGGCCTCGCGCCCGAGTTCCCAGGCCCTCTCCAGCGTCGCGAGGGGGGTGGGTCCGCCGCTGTCCATGAGATAGTCGGGGTGGTAGCGGCTGATGTGCCAGGGAACGTGGCGCCCCAGATCCGCCACGTAACGCGCGACGGCGCGCAGTTCGCCGTCCGAATCGTTCATGCCGGGCACCACCAGGGTGGTCACCTCCACCCAGACGCCGGCCCGGACAAGGGATTCCAGGCCGGTGAGGACGCCCTTCAGAGAGGCCCCGCAGACCTTGCGGTATCGCCCGTCGTCGAAGCCCTTGAGGTCCACGTTGGCCGCGTCGAGGAAGGCGCGGGCGCGCTCCACGGCCTCCGGCGTCAAGAATCCGTTGGTCACGAAGACGTTCTTGAGCCCGCGCTGGCGCGCCAGGAGGCCCACCTCCTCGGCCGTCTCGAAGAAAATGGTGGGCTCCGTGTACGTGTAGGCGAGGGTGGCGCACCCGGACCGCAGGGCGGCCTCCACCACGCGCGCGGGCGCCACGGGCTCGCCGGGGACCTCCCCGCCGTCGCGCACGGCCTGGCTCAACGTGAAATTCTGGCAGAAGCGGCATCGGAAGTTGCATCCGGCCGTGGCGATGGAGTAGGAGAGCGTGCCGGGCAGGAAGTGGAAGAGCGGCTTCTTCTCGATGGGGTCCACGTGGCCGGCGATGAGCCGGTCGCGGACGAGGGAGACCAGGCGGCCGTTCCGGTTGGCCCGAACCCGGCAGACCCCGGACCGGCCCGGAAGGATGCGGCAGCGGTGGGCGCAGAGGTCGCACACCACCCTTCCGTTCGCCTCGGGGCGCCAGAGGACGGCCTCGCCGAAGGGTCTACTGTCGTTCCCGAACGTACTCGGTTCTCGCGCCACAGGCCACGTCTCCCTCGTGGGGAAGGCCGGGCATCACCGCCTGGGGAACCGGCCCCTCGCGGGCCGGGGCGATCTCCAGCTTCACGGGGAATGTAGAGCCGCCCCAGGAGACGAGCAACTTCTTCCGGCCGTCGCGGGCCACGGTGCCCGGGTACCGGGCCACCCACGCTTCCACGTCGGCCTCGGGGATGGAAAGGGACAGGTCCCCGTTGACGGGGTAGCTCTGGAGGAAGTAGGGGAGCTTCAGGCGGAAATGGTCCCGGGCCGTGCAGGGGGGCGGCTCCGTGCCCTCGATGAAGTACTCGGGCCGCATCTCCTGGCAGGGGGTGTCCACCCCGGCGCGCTTGCCGGTGGCGGGATCGATGAGGACCTCGGTGATGCCTTCGGGGACGGGCCAGTCCAGGTCTTCCTGGCCGGCGGTGGCCGTCTCCATGAACATCCTCCAGATGGGAAGGGCCACGCGGGAGCCGGTCTCCAGGTTTCCGAGGGGCTTGTGGTCGTCCTTGCCCGTCCAGACGCCGCAGAGGAGGGACGGGTTGAACCCCATGAACCACGAGTCCGTGTAATTGTTCGTGGTGCCCGTCTTCCCCGCGAAGTGGCCCTTCATGTCCGAGATGCTCGCCGCCGTGCCCCTCTGGATGACTCCCGTCATGGCCTGGACCATGAGGAAGGCCACTCGGGGGTCCCAGACCTGGCGGCTCTCCGAGCGGAACTCCTCCAGGACCTTGCCGTCCCGGTCCGTAATGCGCGTGATGAAGCGGGGCCGGACGTACACTCCGCTGTTTCCGAAGGCCGTGTACGCCCCCGCCAGTTCGAGAAGGGTGATCTCGAAGGCTCCGAGGGCCATGGAGGGGTAGGGCTGCAGGTCGGTGGAGATGCCCAGGAGTCTGGCGTTCTCGATGACTCCCTGGTAGCTCGTCGCGTTGAGGGCCTTGACCGCCGCGATGTTCACCGAGTGCTCGATGGCCGTCCGGTAGGTGATGTGCCCGAGGTAGTCCTTGTCGAAGTCCCGGGGGATGTAGCCGTCCTCGCAGATTCGCGAGGCCTGCTCGCGGCCCGTCAGAAAGAGGGTGGGCTCATCCACCAGGGTGTCGGCCAGGGTGCGTCCGCCCGTCAGGGCCGTGGCGTAAATGATGGGCTTCACCGCCGAGCCCGTCTGGCGCCGGGCCTGGATGGCCCGGTCGTACATGGAGGACGAGAACTCGTACCCGCCCACCATGGCGAGGACCTCTCCCGTGTGGGGGTTGAGGGCCACGAGAGCGCCCTGGGCCAGGGGCTTCTGCTCGACCTCGCACTCCAGGGAGGGGGGGCCCTCGACGATCTTCAGGAGGATCCGGTCGCCGGTCTGGAACACCCGCTCGGGGAACTGCACTCCCGTCCACTTCCAGGCTTCGGGAGAGAGGCGGACCTGGGTCCCGCCCAGGGAGGCCACGATCTCGGTCCGGTCCACCGAGAGGACGGTGGCCCAGCGGCGCCGGCCGGGATCGAGGTCGTCCCCCGTGTACTCCGGCGGGGCGGAGGCGCCACGGGAGGGTCCCTTGTAGCCGCGGCGGCGGCTGTAGGCGTGGAGCCCCTCGCGGACCGATTCCTCGGCCAGTTTTTGGAGCCGCGGGTCGATGGTGGTGAAGACCTGAAAGCCCCTCTGGAGAATGGCCTCCTCGCCGTACTTGTCCTCGAGGTACTGGCGGACCTGCTCGGCCACGTAGTCGGCCAGTCCCTGGGTCTCGATGACGGCCTCGGACAGGTTGAGGGGCTCTTTCGAAAAGGCCTCCCACTGGGAGGGCGTGATGACCCCCGTGTCCCGCATCCTCGCCAGCACGAGGTTGCGGCGGGCGAGGGCGCGCTCGGGGTGGCTTCTCGGAGAGTAGTAGGAAGGCCGCTGGATGAGACCGGCCAGCAGGGCGGCTTCCGGGACTGTCAGGTCGCGCGAGCGCTTGTTGAAGAAATGCCGGGCGCTCGCCTCCACGCCGTAGTAGGCTCCGCCGAAGCAGACCTTGTTGGCGTACATTTCGAGAATCTGTTGCTTGGAGTATCGGCTCTCGATGTTGATGGCGAGGATGAGCTCCCGGACCTTGCGGGTGAGGGTCTTCTCGTCCGTGAGGAAGTACTTCCGGGCGAGCTGCTGGGTGAGGGTGCTTCCCCCCTGGCTCGCGCGCCCGTGGGTCACGTCCTTCCAGACGGCCCGGAGGATGCCTCGCACGGAGAAGCCGTGATGCTTGTAGAAGTCCGTATCCTCCACGGCGAGGAGGGCCTTGAAGAAATTCGGCGAGATGTCCGAGAAGCTGACCAGGACGCGCTTTTCGGCCCCGTATTCTTGGAGGACCTTCCCGTCCCGGCTGTAGACGCGGGTCATCTGGTGGGGCGTGCTGAACTGGAGGCTGTCCACCTCGGGGATGTCCCGGGTGAGCCAGACGCCCACGGCGAGGCCCACCGCCAGGCCGGAGGCCAGAAGGAGAAGGGCCAGCCTGAGCTTTCGGAACGCCGGCTTCACGAGCAGAACAGCTTGTAGAAACTTCGGAAGCTTTCGTTCTCGCATAGGGCCTTGTTGATGGCGAAATAGTCCTGAACCTGGTTGGTGGTGGTCCTCAGGCGCTGGCAGAGGGTCCGAAGCAGGTTCCGATAGACCTTGGAGGCCAGCTCGGGGGAGGCGTTCATGAGATCGTAGAACTCGTCGCGGCCGAGGGTGAGGACCACCACGTCGCTCTCGGCCTCCACCGTGGCGCTGGCCGGGTCGCCGTCGAGGATGCTCACCTCGCCGAAGGTCTCGGGGGGCTCGAGGGTGGTGATGACCACTCGGGACCCGTTGAGGGTGCGGAAGATGCGCGTCTTGCCTTCGACGAGCACGTAGAGCTTGAGCCCGCCGTAGCCCTGCTCGAGGATGGTGGACCCGGCGGGGTAGTTCTCCACCGAGAAGCGCCGGGCCATCTGCTCGAACTCCGCCCCCTCCAGGCCCTGAAGAAGGGGGATCTTGGAGAGCATGTCGGAGAAATCGCCCATGTCCGGCCTCCCGTTGCCGGATGGTACTATGACTCCATGGTGGAGTCAATTTCGACCGCCGGAAAAGCCTACGCTCTCCTCTTCCCGGGTCAACTTTTCGAGCGCCCGGGGATGGGGGTGCCCCTCCGGGGCCAGGAAGGGTTCGAGCGCCTCCTGCCGCGGTTCCAGGACGCGACGAGGGGCCACTTCGTCCGGTGGGTCACGGAAGCCCCGGCGGAGGAGATATCGGAGCGCTTCACGGCGCCGCGACTCATGGTGCTGTTCGGGTGCGCCGCGGCAGAGGCGGCCCGGCAGAGGCTGGGACCACCGGCCGCCGCCGCCGGATACTCCCTGGGCTTCTACGCCGCCGCCGTCTTCGGACGCTGTGTCGCCCTGGAGCCCATCCTGAAGTGGCTCGAACGGGTGAACGAGGTGAACGCCTGCCGCTTCCCCCCGGGCGCCTTCGCCCTCGCCTCCGAGACGGGCCTTACGGAAAGCGAGTTGAAGGGGGCCTTCGCCGCGGCGGGTCTGAAGGGCCTCGAGGTGGCCAACGTCAACAGCGCCCGCCAGATCGTCTTTGCCGGGCCCGCGGAGGAGGTGGAGTCGGGACGGCGAGTCCTCGAGGGACGTGTCCTGGACTGCCGCCGCCTTCCCCTCGACGTGCCGCTCCACACGCCCTATGTGGAGCACGCGCGGGAGGCGGTGGCGGGATGGTGGAGTTCGGTTCCCGCCTCCTCCCCCACGCTCCTCCTCCCCTCGCCGGTGGACGGAACACCGGTCGGCTCGGGGGAGGCCTTCAAGCGCCACATGCTCGAATCCGT
This Acidobacteriota bacterium DNA region includes the following protein-coding sequences:
- a CDS encoding PBP1A family penicillin-binding protein, with product MRERKLPKFLQAVLLVKPAFRKLRLALLLLASGLAVGLAVGVWLTRDIPEVDSLQFSTPHQMTRVYSRDGKVLQEYGAEKRVLVSFSDISPNFFKALLAVEDTDFYKHHGFSVRGILRAVWKDVTHGRASQGGSTLTQQLARKYFLTDEKTLTRKVRELILAINIESRYSKQQILEMYANKVCFGGAYYGVEASARHFFNKRSRDLTVPEAALLAGLIQRPSYYSPRSHPERALARRNLVLARMRDTGVITPSQWEAFSKEPLNLSEAVIETQGLADYVAEQVRQYLEDKYGEEAILQRGFQVFTTIDPRLQKLAEESVREGLHAYSRRRGYKGPSRGASAPPEYTGDDLDPGRRRWATVLSVDRTEIVASLGGTQVRLSPEAWKWTGVQFPERVFQTGDRILLKIVEGPPSLECEVEQKPLAQGALVALNPHTGEVLAMVGGYEFSSSMYDRAIQARRQTGSAVKPIIYATALTGGRTLADTLVDEPTLFLTGREQASRICEDGYIPRDFDKDYLGHITYRTAIEHSVNIAAVKALNATSYQGVIENARLLGISTDLQPYPSMALGAFEITLLELAGAYTAFGNSGVYVRPRFITRITDRDGKVLEEFRSESRQVWDPRVAFLMVQAMTGVIQRGTAASISDMKGHFAGKTGTTNNYTDSWFMGFNPSLLCGVWTGKDDHKPLGNLETGSRVALPIWRMFMETATAGQEDLDWPVPEGITEVLIDPATGKRAGVDTPCQEMRPEYFIEGTEPPPCTARDHFRLKLPYFLQSYPVNGDLSLSIPEADVEAWVARYPGTVARDGRKKLLVSWGGSTFPVKLEIAPAREGPVPQAVMPGLPHEGDVACGARTEYVRERQ
- a CDS encoding TonB family protein, translated to MAERSSGTRQAGSGAGAPTLRSAGSAGRAAGRRPPVRASGLRPPKVRPNEVLPLALLLSVFLHSGLFFAVAWHPALRQKPAFPEPMVVRLVDLPAGRGGALDGTPGQSAKPAPTLPEPPKPKSPPKTTLPGKPQAPKPEGSAPVRSARPGQAVGLGGEGAPGLGGKVPGLILDEPTFQHEWYKARLEDLLKSNWRKPVLNNTQTISASVHFTIAQGGDASNVQIVSSSGNVVFDQSVLRAVY
- a CDS encoding biopolymer transporter ExbD, producing MAFGTQRTDGDPVSEINVTPLVDVMLVLLVIFMITTPLFERGIDVNLPQTATSNISGAERIILTIPKDKNYIYFNSQPVNRNLMKNYLQQIFRNRSDKTVYLFADKAVPYGDVLTVMDEVKQAGIETVGLATEPPPPK
- the amrS gene encoding AmmeMemoRadiSam system radical SAM enzyme, which gives rise to MAREPSTFGNDSRPFGEAVLWRPEANGRVVCDLCAHRCRILPGRSGVCRVRANRNGRLVSLVRDRLIAGHVDPIEKKPLFHFLPGTLSYSIATAGCNFRCRFCQNFTLSQAVRDGGEVPGEPVAPARVVEAALRSGCATLAYTYTEPTIFFETAEEVGLLARQRGLKNVFVTNGFLTPEAVERARAFLDAANVDLKGFDDGRYRKVCGASLKGVLTGLESLVRAGVWVEVTTLVVPGMNDSDGELRAVARYVADLGRHVPWHISRYHPDYLMDSGGPTPLATLERAWELGREAGLDHVYLGNVPGHPSEHTTCPKCGTIVLERLGFHAVPRALAGGRCAACGERIHGVFAA
- a CDS encoding cyclic nucleotide-binding domain-containing protein; this encodes MGDFSDMLSKIPLLQGLEGAEFEQMARRFSVENYPAGSTILEQGYGGLKLYVLVEGKTRIFRTLNGSRVVITTLEPPETFGEVSILDGDPASATVEAESDVVVLTLGRDEFYDLMNASPELASKVYRNLLRTLCQRLRTTTNQVQDYFAINKALCENESFRSFYKLFCS
- a CDS encoding acyltransferase domain-containing protein; amino-acid sequence: MVESISTAGKAYALLFPGQLFERPGMGVPLRGQEGFERLLPRFQDATRGHFVRWVTEAPAEEISERFTAPRLMVLFGCAAAEAARQRLGPPAAAAGYSLGFYAAAVFGRCVALEPILKWLERVNEVNACRFPPGAFALASETGLTESELKGAFAAAGLKGLEVANVNSARQIVFAGPAEEVESGRRVLEGRVLDCRRLPLDVPLHTPYVEHAREAVAGWWSSVPASSPTLLLPSPVDGTPVGSGEAFKRHMLESVVSPTRWDLVVEALVRRGVTKMVDLSPGGELGRASRWVCREVEVVPLTALLGGGS